A genomic window from Serinus canaria isolate serCan28SL12 chromosome 4A, serCan2020, whole genome shotgun sequence includes:
- the NDUFA1 gene encoding NADH dehydrogenase [ubiquinone] 1 alpha subcomplex subunit 1 has product MWYEILPGMAIMGVCLSIPGLATIFMHRLCNGGKEKRIARYPYEWTLMERDRRLSGVNKHFVSKGLENIN; this is encoded by the exons ATGTGGTACGAGATCCTGCCCGGCATGGCCATCATGGGCGTCTGCCTCAGCATCCCCGGCCTGGCCACCATCTTCATGCACCGCTTGTGTAACGGCGGCAAG gagaaGAGGATCGCCCGCTATCCCTACGAGTGGACGCTGATGGAAAGGGACCGGCGGCTATCGGGTGTCAACAAACACTTTGTGTCCAAG ggtCTGGAGAACATAAACTAA